Proteins co-encoded in one Arachis stenosperma cultivar V10309 chromosome 7, arast.V10309.gnm1.PFL2, whole genome shotgun sequence genomic window:
- the LOC130939738 gene encoding uncharacterized protein LOC130939738 yields the protein MCVTHYDRRASTFVVEELEPFEGWSQGSFRLRLTGSMYDCGLFQSLYFPCHHVVVAFAAASVKWSPCVHSVYLQSTVFMVYETEFPLIPNEKLWLEWFGTRLRPNLVMRRKATGKPILTRFRNKMDKVEHQEKRCGLCRQTGHTGEAVQTNL from the coding sequence ATGTGTGTTACTCACTACGACAGACGGGCTTCAACATTTGTGGTTGAGGAGTTAGAGCCTTTTGAGGGTTGGTCGCAAGGCTCGTTCCGTTTACGGTTGACGGGAAGTATGTATGATTGTGGTCTTTTTCAGTCACTCTATTTCCCATGTCATCATGTGGTTGTCGCTTTTGCCGCTGCTAGTGTCAAATGGAGTCCGTGCGTGCATTCAGTGTACTTGCAGTCCACTGTGTTCATGGTGTATGAGACGGAGTTCCCACTGATACCAAACGAGAAGCTTTGGCTGGAGTGGTTCGGGACACGGTTGCGTCCTAATCTAGTCATGCGTAGGAAGGCCACTGGAAAACCTATTTTAACCAGGTTTCGTAATAAGATGGATAAGGTTGAGCACCAAGAGAAGAGGTGTGGTCTATGCAGGCAAACCGGGCATACCGGAGAGGCTGTCCAAACTAACCTATAG